The Epinephelus lanceolatus isolate andai-2023 chromosome 14, ASM4190304v1, whole genome shotgun sequence genome has a window encoding:
- the lrrfip1a gene encoding uncharacterized protein lrrfip1a isoform X11, whose amino-acid sequence MGTQGTGRKRSTKKERSTAEDDALNLIAREAEARLAAKRAARAEAREIRMKELERQQKEIFQVQKKYYGLDTKLDDRADSKWGDIEQWMEDSERYSRSSRIHTLSDDDERMSVGSRGSVRSDLDAVGAYGGGDSSALKKSKKKKKHKHKDKDRNGYDDDYSVISSRSSRLSDESRVSRSSRLDLTSSRLSDDTRVSRGSRLDLQPAAYASSDLYSFNGLPSSRNPGSAFNGYQFCRSLSQITPQLYRRSSLYEDSLCSGSRRVTGSSSHPLEYTSYRSSGSRASSRASSARASPVDNCGSVASFLRSAASSSGLPRDLDDVTIPDFSDVSRFAPAGGHGCDVEDRDYLEKGSRSASALTAATLTSLGGTSSRRGSGETALTVDAETSVREIKDALVEVEEKYRKAMVSNAQLDNEKNNLMYQVDTLKDSLMELEELLSESRREYEEKVKEHEREKHAHSVLQFQFNEMKETLKQSEELLNKHGIVLGPDLNINGEVAEAVDGSSSADSASQPAQESQTSPPEGNSMLGNTEETQLRSSGGEEVDPEQHQEMFEKGKENHLSSDTVSAIGGVSTLETSSQEQPTEEQQTCLEDKETATEEDTFEKQGFSKDLNGGINDQLLTEANTDTIVCSPDLQGIVPSSEENVLDTETPKGGDLGETSNQDREETETNTSNVDTQSDDIRESCNNLFEKQENKQEDEESNLRNTESCPQQNVAQDVVKESLPDGSVPFSSNTKLQQEPENAEEAENEEAEEISSKTQPHGTAASGKKKKKKKRGKKKGGTHEDKNQQKDRTDKEKGKTEKDMESATRGKGPTIELEVDDSVTETVKESNIDQVKEKDRQETEEVDGVEAVKPTEIFTPNETLKESSMDHVIAEHDTEQTLETKNVEEAEATANPETFSHIETPKEVSVDHVTDEQNEGQSETAEVVEKEAPVTPTETISHVETLKESRPDPRKDKQDEELTLETGKVKEAESITSDVPETNLSTSDPIDNSKGAESTDGLDKECTSSVDNSKSETDISTNGNVVHTASETECLIVSVEDEVESVDEMKSEWTTNNAENTFESSRKENTEAELYVPSNGDIAADESEYKRNSENKDNNSMSLSSTDGLTNTLKSLSGSELASNQSEAVNSDNNDTLIKVTDEGPKEATETVKDDEEPGAEIEQESISPCIISPKHDRDDSELKADKTEKEELNGDSREPKDSVETDSSHDEKSGSCDSASLSKSTDALDTVQSLLETVVQAEQLDDVENQTLQSEDQIDEANAEVTPETKDVDMINTPDSPNQTPEIESSVEQDHSSEDPEHKNSQNDQQSETQQLHEPSLDKPDSKDSSQPTLHDSDEEDPENDEGLSFDFDDMDMEAAIAASLPENPKQEEVEEGVEVMSVESNDSSSGLCQSNTESNENRQDEPVESNDEKCTVDGGSQVDTLVTVPGDNPNSLAHDDATSNTVEHMENVCEKQTDMPEAEVGVAEEPGHIIEEGKVLNAEELDVVAEDNNQAMSLPIEEGLDAIKHELQGENLDMPKSAEVSNKEPQQTGRDVKKNSKKGKGKGKEECKMS is encoded by the exons ATCTTTCAGGTGCAGAAG AAATATTATGGCTTGGACACCAAATTAGATGACCGAGCGGACAGCAAATGGGGAGATATTGAACAATGGATG GAGGACAGTGAGAGATACTCACGTTCTTCACGGATACACACG ctcTCAGACGACGATGAGCGGATGTCAGTGGGAAGCCGGGGCAGTGTCAGG TCGGATCTTGATGCAGTTGGGGCTTATGGTGGAGGG GACTCCTCAGCACTTAAGaagtcaaagaaaaagaagaaacataAGCACAAAGACAAAGAT AGGAACGGCTACGATGATGATTACAGTGTTATATCCAGCAGG AGCTCAAGACTCAGTGATGAAAGCAGAGTGTCTCGCTCCTCCAGGCTAGACCTAACG AGTTCCAGACTAAGTGATGACACCCGGGTGTCTCGTGGCTCCAGATTAGACCTGCAGCCG GCTGCTTATGCTTCTTCTGACTTGTACAGCTTTAATGGTCTCCCCTCCTCCAGAAACCCAGGTTCAGCTTTCAATGGTTACCAG TTCTGCAGGTCACTCAGTCAGATCACCCCGCAGCTCTATCGTAGG AGCTCCTTATATGAAGACAGTCTCTGCAGTGGGTCACGGCGAGTCACTGGCTCCAGCTCTCAT cCTTTAGAGTACACTAGTTATCGCAGCTCCGGCTCCAGAGCCTCCTCCAGGGCCAGTTCGGCCCGTGCCAGCCCAGTG GACAACTGTGGCTCTGTTGCCAGTTTTTTGAGGagtgcagccagcagcagtggCCTCCCCCGAGATCTGGACGATGTTACTATTCCTGACTTTTCTGACGTGAGTCGCTTTGCACCCGCAGGAGGCCACGGCTGTGAT GTGGAGGACAGAGATTATCTGGAGAAG GGATCTCGATCAGCTTCTGCCTTAACAGCAGCAACCCTCACCTCTTTAGGCGGGACTTCTTCACGGAGAGGAAGTGGGGAGACAGCTCTGACTGTAGATGCAGAAACCTCTGTGCGAGAAATCAAG GATGCATTAGTAGAAGTGGAGGAGAAGTATCGTAAGGCCATGGTGTCCAACGCCCAGCTGGATAATGAGAAAAACAACCTGATGTACCAGGTGGACACACTCAAGGACTCGCTCATGGAGCTGGAGGAACTGCTGTCTGAGTCACGCCGGGAATATGAGGAGAAAGTCAAG GAACACGAGCGAGAGAAACATGCCCACTCTGTGCTTCAGTTCCAGTTCAATGAAATGAAAGAGACGCTAAAACAAAGTGAAGAGCTTCTAAAT AAACATGGAATAGTACTGGGACCTGACCTAAATATCAATGGAGAGGTTGCTGAGGCAGTGGACGGGTCCTCCAGTGCAGACTCTGCTTCCCAACCAGCTCAGGAATCACAGACCTCCCCACCGGAGGGGAACAGCATGCTCG GCAACACAGAGGAAACGCAGTTGAGAAGTAGTGGAGGGGAAGAAGTTGATCCTGAGCAGCATCAAGAGATGTTTGAGAAAGGCAAAGAGAATCACTTGAGCTCTGATACTGTCTCTGCCATTGGTGGTGTGTCCACTCTGGAGACATCAAGCCAAGAACAGCCAACAGAAGAACAACAGACGTGCTTAGAAGACAAGGAGACtgccacagaagaagacactttTGAGAAGCAAGGCTTTAGCAAGGACTTAAATGGTGGCATTAATGACCAGTTACTCACAGAAGCCAATACAGATACAATTGTTTGCAGCCCTGACCTTCAGGGGATTGTACCAAGTTCTGAGGAAAATGTTctagacacagaaacaccaaagGGGGGAGATTTAGGGGAGACCAGTAACCaagacagggaggagacagaaacTAACACCAGTAATGTTGACACACAAAGTGATGACATTAGAGAGTCATGCAACAACCTttttgaaaaacaagaaaacaaacaggaagatGAGGAAAGTAATTTGAGAAATACAGAATCATGTCCACAgcaaaatgttgcacaagaTGTTGTGAAAGAAAGTTTACCTGATGGATCCGTCCCATTTTCATCAAACACCAAACTTCAACAAGAGCCTGAGAATGCAGAGGAGGCAGAGAacgaggaggcagaggaaatATCAAGTAAAACTCAGCCTCACGGCACTGCTGCTTCagggaaaaagaagaaaaagaagaagagaggcaAAAAGAAAGGAGGAACTCATGAGGATAAGAACCAACAAAAAGATAGAACAGATAAAGAAAAGggcaaaacagaaaaagacatgGAGTCAGCCACAAGAGGTAAAGGGCCAACAATAGAACTTGAAGTTGATGATTCTGTCACTGAAACTGTCAAGGAATCAAATATAGATCAAGTTAAGGAGAAGGACAGGCAAGAAACTGAGGAGGTAGATGGAGTAGAAGCAGTGAAGCCCACTGAAATATTTACTCCCAATGAAACTCTCAAAGAATCTAGTATGGATCATGTTATAGCAGAGCACGACACGGAGCAAACTTTGGAAACAAAAAATGTGGAAGAAGCAGAAGCCACAGCAAATCCTGAAACCTTTTCACACATTGAAACTCCCAAGGAAGTAAGCGTGGATCATGTTACAGATGAACAGAACGAGGGCCAAAGTGAAACTGCAGAAGTAGTAGAGAAAGAGGCACCAGTCACACCCACTGAAACCATTTCTCATGTTGAAACTCTTAAGGAATCCAGACCAGATCCCAGAAAGGATAAGCAAGATGAGGAACTAACTTTGGAAACAGGGAAAGTAAAAGAAGCAGAATCTATAACAAGTGATGTTCCAGAAACCAACCTGAGTACATCTGATCCCATTGACAACTCCAAAGGTGCTGAGAGCACTGATGGTCTTGACAAGGAGTGTACTTCCAGTGTTGATAACTCTAAAAGTGAAACAGACATCTCAACCAATGGCAATGTCGTCCATACTGCATCAGAAACTGAATGTTTGATTGTTAGTGTAGAGGATGAAGTTGAGTCTGTTGATGAGATGAAATCTGAATGGACAACTAATAATGCCGAAAACACCTTTGAATCAAGCAGGAAGGAAAACACTGAAGCTGAATTATATGTTCCAAGCAATGGTGACATTGCTGCTGATGAATCTGAATACAAAAGAAATTCTGAGAATAAGGACAACAATTCAATGTCCCTTTCTTCTACTGATGGCTTAACTAATACTCTCAAGAGCTTGTCTGGCTCAGAGCTGGCCTCAAACCAGTCTGAAGCAGTAAACTCAGACAACAATGACACTCTCATCAAGGTTACCGATGAAGGTCCCAAGGAAGCAACTGAGACAGTCAAAGATGATGAGGAGCCAGGAGCAGAGATTGAACAGGAATCCATTTCTCCCTGTATCATTTCTCCCAAACATGACAGGGATGATTCAGAGCTCAAAgcagacaaaactgaaaaggAGGAACTGAATGGAGACTCAAGGGAACCTAAAGATTCAGTAGAGACCGACAGCTCACATGACGAAAAAAGTGGCAGTTGTGACAGTGCATCATTATCCAAAAGCACTGATGCATTAGACACGGTACAGAGTCTGTTGGAGACTGTAGTGCAGGCAGAACAACTGGATGATGTAGAAAACCAGACATTACAGTCTGAGGATCAGATTGATGAAGCAAATGCTGAAGTGACCCCAGAAACAAAAGATGTCGACATGATAAATACACCAGACTCTCCAAATCAGACTCCTGAAATTGAGTCCTCTGTCGAGCAGGACCACAGTAGTGAAGATCCGGAAcataaaaacagtcaaaatgATCAGCAGAGTGAGACACAGCAACTGCACGAACCCAGCTTAGACAAGCCTGACAGTAAGGATTCATCCCAACCCACCCTGCATGACAGCGATGAGGAGGACCCTGAAAATGATGAAGGGCTGTCTTTTGATTTTGATGACATGGATATGGAGGCAGCTATCGCAGCAAGTCTCCCTGAAAATCCGAAACAGGAAGAAGTTGAGGAGGGAGTTGAAGTCATGTCAGTTGAAAGCAACGACAGTAGTTCAGGGCTGTGCCAAAGTAATACTGAGTCAAATGAAAATAGACAAGATGAGCCAGTTGAAAGTAATGATGAGAAATGTACAGTCGATGGGGGTTCCCAGGTAGATACACTAGTTACTGTGCCTGGAGACAACCCAAACTCTTTGGCTCATGATGATGCCACGTCTAATACGGTGGAACAtatggaaaatgtgtgtgaaaagcAGACAGATATGCCTGAGGCCGAAGTAGGTGTAGCAGAAGAACCTGGGCACATTATCGAGGAAGGAAAGGTTTTAAATGCTGAGGAGTTAGATGTTGTTGCAGAGGACAATAACCAAGCAATGTCATTACCCATAGAGGAAGGATTGGATGCCATTAAGCATGAGTTGCAGGGTGAAAATTTGGATATGCCAAAAAGTGCGGAGGTTAGCAACAAAGAGCCACAGCAGACAGGGAGAGATGTGAAGAAGAACAGCAAGAAAGGCAAAGGCAAGGGCAAAGAAGAGTGTAAGATGTCTTAG
- the lrrfip1a gene encoding leucine-rich repeat flightless-interacting protein 2 isoform X16, whose protein sequence is MGTQGTGRKRSTKKERSTAEDDALNLIAREAEARLAAKRAARAEAREIRMKELERQQKEIFQVQKKYYGLDTKLDDRADSKWGDIEQWMEDSERYSRSSRIHTLSDDDERMSVGSRGSVRSDLDAVGAYGGGDSSALKKSKKKKKHKHKDKDRNGYDDDYSVISSRSSRLSDESRVSRSSRLDLTSSRLSDDTRVSRGSRLDLQPAAYASSDLYSFNGLPSSRNPGSAFNGYQFCRSLSQITPQLYRRSSLYEDSLCSGSRRVTGSSSHPLEYTSYRSSGSRASSRASSARASPVDNCGSVASFLRSAASSSGLPRDLDDVTIPDFSDVSRFAPAGGHGCDVEDRDYLEKGSRSASALTAATLTSLGGTSSRRGSGETALTVDAETSVREIKDALVEVEEKYRKAMVSNAQLDNEKNNLMYQVDTLKDSLMELEELLSESRREYEEKVKEHEREKHAHSVLQFQFNEMKETLKQSEELLNDIRQLRNKQEGFVREISDLQETVEWKDKKIGALERQKEYTDAIRIERDELREEVVQLKDILKKHGIVLGPDLNINGEVAEAVDGSSSADSASQPAQESQTSPPEGNSMLEIRLRKLVDEREKMIEQVKKLKAQLEEKTQRNGTENSTSPDGEILENGNDPNILELQRDSNRQISDYKFKLVKAEQEVTALEQNVTRLEGQVTRYKSAAENSEKVEDELKAEKRKLQRELRSALDKIDELESNNSHLSKRLEKMKSSRGMAQTP, encoded by the exons ATCTTTCAGGTGCAGAAG AAATATTATGGCTTGGACACCAAATTAGATGACCGAGCGGACAGCAAATGGGGAGATATTGAACAATGGATG GAGGACAGTGAGAGATACTCACGTTCTTCACGGATACACACG ctcTCAGACGACGATGAGCGGATGTCAGTGGGAAGCCGGGGCAGTGTCAGG TCGGATCTTGATGCAGTTGGGGCTTATGGTGGAGGG GACTCCTCAGCACTTAAGaagtcaaagaaaaagaagaaacataAGCACAAAGACAAAGAT AGGAACGGCTACGATGATGATTACAGTGTTATATCCAGCAGG AGCTCAAGACTCAGTGATGAAAGCAGAGTGTCTCGCTCCTCCAGGCTAGACCTAACG AGTTCCAGACTAAGTGATGACACCCGGGTGTCTCGTGGCTCCAGATTAGACCTGCAGCCG GCTGCTTATGCTTCTTCTGACTTGTACAGCTTTAATGGTCTCCCCTCCTCCAGAAACCCAGGTTCAGCTTTCAATGGTTACCAG TTCTGCAGGTCACTCAGTCAGATCACCCCGCAGCTCTATCGTAGG AGCTCCTTATATGAAGACAGTCTCTGCAGTGGGTCACGGCGAGTCACTGGCTCCAGCTCTCAT cCTTTAGAGTACACTAGTTATCGCAGCTCCGGCTCCAGAGCCTCCTCCAGGGCCAGTTCGGCCCGTGCCAGCCCAGTG GACAACTGTGGCTCTGTTGCCAGTTTTTTGAGGagtgcagccagcagcagtggCCTCCCCCGAGATCTGGACGATGTTACTATTCCTGACTTTTCTGACGTGAGTCGCTTTGCACCCGCAGGAGGCCACGGCTGTGAT GTGGAGGACAGAGATTATCTGGAGAAG GGATCTCGATCAGCTTCTGCCTTAACAGCAGCAACCCTCACCTCTTTAGGCGGGACTTCTTCACGGAGAGGAAGTGGGGAGACAGCTCTGACTGTAGATGCAGAAACCTCTGTGCGAGAAATCAAG GATGCATTAGTAGAAGTGGAGGAGAAGTATCGTAAGGCCATGGTGTCCAACGCCCAGCTGGATAATGAGAAAAACAACCTGATGTACCAGGTGGACACACTCAAGGACTCGCTCATGGAGCTGGAGGAACTGCTGTCTGAGTCACGCCGGGAATATGAGGAGAAAGTCAAG GAACACGAGCGAGAGAAACATGCCCACTCTGTGCTTCAGTTCCAGTTCAATGAAATGAAAGAGACGCTAAAACAAAGTGAAGAGCTTCTAAAT GACATCCGTCAGCTGCGTAACAAACAGGAAGGTTTTGTTAGGGAAATATCTGACCTGCAGGAGACGGTGGAGTGGAAGGATAAAAAGATTGGG GCCTTAGAGCGACAGAAAGAATACACAGATGCAATCCGAATTGAGCGAGATGAGCTCAGAGAGGAGGTGGTGCAGCTGAAAGACATTCTGAAG AAACATGGAATAGTACTGGGACCTGACCTAAATATCAATGGAGAGGTTGCTGAGGCAGTGGACGGGTCCTCCAGTGCAGACTCTGCTTCCCAACCAGCTCAGGAATCACAGACCTCCCCACCGGAGGGGAACAGCATGCTCG AGATTCGCCTAAGGAAACTGGTGGATGAGCGTGAAAAAATGATAGAGCAG GTAAAAAAACTAAAGGCCCAGCTGGAGGAGAAGACACAGAGGAATGGCACTGAGAACAGTACAAGCCCGGATGGTGAAATTCTTGAAAACGGCAATGATCCAAACATACTGGAACTGCAGA GAGATTCAAACAGGCAAATAAGTGACTATAAGTTTAAACTTGTGAAGGCAGAGCAAGAAGTCACCGCTTTGGAACAAAat GTGACCAGACTTGAGGGCCAGGTGACACGCTACAAGTCTGCAGCAGAGAACTCAGAGAAAGTGGAGGATGAGCTGAAGGCAGAGAAACGGAAACTACAGAGAGAG TTGCGATCAGCATTGGACAAGATCGATGAACTTGAATCAAACAACAGCCACCTTTCTAAAAGACTGGAGAAGATGAAGTCTAGTCGTGGCATGGCACAGACTCCATAG